Proteins from a genomic interval of Tenacibaculum sp. SZ-18:
- the aat gene encoding leucyl/phenylalanyl-tRNA--protein transferase: MYYWLGESLEFPSHEFSSKEGIIALGGDLSVERLIEAYKNGIFPWFNEGEPIVWYSPEERMVLFPNEIRISKSMRQVLRKSDFVITENKAFKEVIIACQQIERIDQDGTWITDDMLNAYLHLHQVGLAKSIEVWCNDQLVGGLYGVDLNNGVFCGESMFSKKSNMSKVAFIHLAQKGNYKLIDCQVHNSHLESLGAREIDRSEFLKFLNSV, translated from the coding sequence ATGTATTATTGGTTAGGTGAAAGTTTGGAGTTTCCTTCGCATGAATTTAGTTCTAAAGAAGGAATAATAGCATTAGGTGGTGATTTGTCTGTAGAAAGATTAATTGAAGCTTATAAAAACGGAATTTTTCCGTGGTTTAATGAAGGAGAACCGATTGTGTGGTATTCTCCAGAAGAACGAATGGTTTTGTTTCCGAATGAAATACGAATCTCAAAATCTATGAGGCAAGTACTTCGTAAAAGTGATTTTGTTATTACGGAAAATAAAGCTTTTAAGGAAGTAATAATAGCTTGCCAACAAATAGAAAGAATTGATCAAGATGGTACTTGGATAACAGATGATATGTTAAATGCATATTTGCATTTACATCAAGTAGGTTTGGCAAAATCTATCGAAGTTTGGTGTAATGATCAATTGGTTGGTGGTTTATATGGTGTAGATTTAAATAATGGAGTATTTTGTGGTGAAAGTATGTTCAGTAAAAAGAGTAATATGAGCAAAGTTGCATTTATACACCTTGCCCAAAAAGGAAATTACAAACTTATTGATTGTCAAGTACACAATAGTCATTTAGAAAGTTTGGGAGCAAGAGAAATTGATCGATC
- a CDS encoding sensor histidine kinase → MLNFFKYLFSGKRLIILISFVIVSLILWNTYSFFIKFKQEEREKMEQFAFALERVGNTPNLDADMNLELKVLENNDIPCILTSTNGTIGEVHNLDEKRTSDPFYLQEQLAIMKRQNSPIEINYLGNKEFIYYRDSDLLQKLTYYPIALILILGLFLGVIYLFFNSSKIADQNKLWTGMAKETAHQIGTPLSSLLGWVTILKSENISEEYVNEIEKDVDRLSIIANRFSKIGSAPNLTENNIVDITSNIFNYLKSRSSKQIEFSLQTSKEEVTVNLNTELYGWVIENLIKNAIDAMQGKGAITVNIKENDSQTIILISDTGKGIPKSKFTQIFKPGFTTKKRGWGLGLSLSKRIIEDYHKGKIFVKKSELNKGTTFEIQLNKN, encoded by the coding sequence ATGTTGAACTTTTTTAAATATTTATTTTCTGGAAAAAGATTGATCATTTTAATCTCTTTCGTAATTGTTTCCTTGATTTTATGGAATACCTATTCTTTCTTCATAAAGTTTAAGCAGGAGGAAAGAGAGAAAATGGAGCAATTTGCATTTGCACTCGAAAGAGTTGGTAATACTCCAAACCTCGATGCAGATATGAATTTAGAATTAAAGGTTCTTGAAAACAATGATATTCCCTGTATTCTTACCAGTACCAATGGAACTATTGGAGAAGTTCATAATTTAGACGAAAAAAGAACAAGTGATCCTTTTTATTTGCAGGAACAACTGGCCATTATGAAACGACAAAACAGTCCGATTGAAATTAATTATTTGGGAAATAAAGAATTTATTTATTATCGTGACTCTGATCTTTTACAGAAACTAACTTACTACCCAATTGCCCTAATTTTAATTTTAGGATTATTTCTAGGTGTAATTTACTTATTTTTTAATTCAAGTAAAATTGCCGATCAGAATAAATTATGGACTGGAATGGCCAAAGAAACAGCTCATCAAATCGGAACTCCTTTATCATCTTTATTGGGCTGGGTAACTATATTAAAATCTGAAAATATAAGCGAAGAGTATGTTAACGAAATTGAAAAAGATGTTGATCGTTTGAGTATTATCGCGAATCGGTTTTCTAAAATTGGCTCTGCTCCAAATTTAACGGAAAATAACATAGTTGACATAACTTCAAATATTTTCAACTATCTAAAGTCAAGAAGTTCAAAACAAATAGAGTTTTCACTTCAAACTTCAAAAGAAGAAGTTACTGTAAATTTAAATACAGAACTTTACGGCTGGGTAATTGAAAATTTAATTAAAAATGCTATTGATGCAATGCAAGGCAAAGGAGCTATTACAGTTAATATTAAAGAAAATGACTCCCAAACTATAATCTTAATTTCAGATACTGGTAAAGGAATACCAAAATCAAAATTTACACAAATATTCAAACCAGGATTTACTACTAAAAAACGTGGTTGGGGATTAGGTTTATCGCTTTCAAAAAGAATAATTGAAGATTACCATAAAGGAAAAATTTTTGTCAAAAAATCTGAATTAAATAAAGGAACTACGTTTGAAATTCAATTGAATAAAAATTAG
- the purE gene encoding 5-(carboxyamino)imidazole ribonucleotide mutase, with amino-acid sequence MVGIIMGSDSDLPIMQEAIDVLESMDIQIEVDIVSAHRTPEKLFDYSTNAHKRGIKVIIAGAGGAAHLPGMVASMSPLPVIGVPVKSRNSIDGWDSVLSILQMPGGVPVATVALDGAKNAGILAAQIIGASDKCVLDKIIAYKEGLKLKVEKASERVKK; translated from the coding sequence ATGGTAGGAATTATTATGGGAAGTGATTCAGATCTTCCAATTATGCAAGAAGCAATTGATGTTTTAGAAAGTATGGATATTCAAATTGAAGTGGATATTGTTTCTGCACATAGAACACCTGAAAAATTATTTGACTATTCAACAAATGCACACAAAAGAGGCATAAAAGTTATTATTGCAGGTGCTGGTGGAGCAGCTCATCTCCCAGGAATGGTGGCTAGTATGAGTCCACTTCCCGTTATTGGAGTTCCTGTAAAGAGCAGAAACTCAATTGATGGATGGGATTCTGTTTTATCTATTTTACAAATGCCAGGTGGAGTTCCTGTAGCAACTGTAGCGTTAGATGGAGCTAAAAACGCTGGGATTTTAGCGGCGCAAATTATTGGTGCTTCTGATAAGTGTGTTTTAGATAAAATTATCGCCTACAAAGAAGGGCTTAAATTAAAAGTAGAAAAAGCTTCAGAAAGAGTAAAGAAATAA
- a CDS encoding M3 family metallopeptidase, whose translation MTKNPLLERFDTPPFGTIKEEHYKNAIEKAIAIAKEEINDIVVNTDDPTFENTIVALDDTGEKLDRITSIFFNLNSAETNEEIQKIAKDISPWLSEFKNDMILNADLFKRVKAVYNQKDSLTLTPEQEMLLEKQYKGFSRNGANLDDDKKSELRKLDAELSKLSLQFGENVLADTNAFELLLTNEDDLKGLPDGAKEAAKLLAQQKDKNGWLITLDYPSYIPFMTYAENRELRKKLSIAMGKKGFQKNDHNNEEIVLQIVKLRYQRANLLGYNSHAHFVLEERMAETPEKVLSFLNDLLEKAKPAAESEFENLENYAKNLDNIDRLEKWDGSYYSEKLKKELFDLDQEALKPYFKLENVIDGVFEIANKLFDLNFEEIDSIDKYHEDVKTYNVTDANGNFVSHFYADFHPRPGKRNGAWMTSYKSQQIKNDVNDRPQVSIVCNFTKPTATKPSLLTFNEVTTLFHEFGHALHGMLANTTYKSLSGTSVSWDFVELPSQVLENWCYEKEALELFAKHYETGETIPMEFIQKIKESATFHEGMQTLRQLSFGLLDMSWHSGNPKNITSVKDFEKEAFSNTKLYPDVAENCMSTAFSHIFQGGYSAGYYSYKWAEVLDADAFEYFQEEGIFNKKIASKFKDHVLSKGGTEKPMELYKRFRGQEPKPEALLKRAGLLTA comes from the coding sequence ATGACTAAAAATCCATTATTAGAAAGATTTGACACACCTCCTTTTGGTACGATTAAAGAGGAACATTATAAAAATGCAATTGAAAAAGCAATTGCGATTGCCAAAGAAGAAATTAATGACATTGTTGTGAATACTGATGATCCAACATTTGAAAACACTATTGTTGCATTAGATGACACGGGAGAAAAACTAGATAGAATCACTTCTATTTTTTTTAATTTAAACTCTGCTGAAACAAATGAAGAAATTCAAAAAATAGCTAAAGATATTTCTCCTTGGTTAAGTGAGTTTAAAAACGATATGATTTTAAACGCAGATTTATTTAAGAGAGTAAAAGCAGTTTATAATCAAAAAGATTCGTTGACATTAACTCCAGAACAAGAAATGTTACTTGAAAAACAATACAAAGGGTTTTCAAGAAATGGAGCAAATTTAGATGATGACAAAAAATCTGAGTTAAGAAAATTAGATGCAGAACTTTCTAAATTATCGCTTCAATTTGGAGAAAATGTACTAGCTGACACGAACGCCTTCGAATTATTGCTTACAAATGAAGATGATTTAAAAGGATTACCAGACGGAGCAAAAGAAGCTGCTAAACTATTAGCACAACAAAAAGATAAAAATGGATGGTTAATCACATTAGATTATCCTAGCTATATTCCTTTTATGACCTATGCAGAAAATAGAGAATTAAGAAAAAAATTATCTATTGCTATGGGGAAAAAAGGATTTCAAAAAAACGATCATAACAATGAAGAAATTGTCCTTCAAATTGTAAAACTTCGTTATCAAAGAGCAAATCTTTTAGGTTATAATTCCCACGCTCATTTCGTATTAGAAGAACGAATGGCAGAAACTCCAGAGAAAGTTCTTTCATTTTTAAATGATTTACTTGAAAAAGCGAAACCTGCTGCGGAAAGTGAATTCGAAAACTTAGAGAATTACGCTAAAAACCTTGATAATATTGATCGATTAGAAAAATGGGACGGCTCTTATTACTCTGAAAAATTAAAGAAGGAGTTATTCGATCTAGATCAAGAAGCATTAAAACCTTATTTCAAATTAGAAAATGTAATCGACGGTGTTTTTGAAATTGCCAATAAACTTTTCGATTTAAACTTTGAAGAAATCGACTCTATCGACAAATATCATGAAGATGTAAAAACATATAATGTTACCGATGCAAACGGAAACTTCGTTTCACATTTTTATGCAGATTTCCACCCTAGACCTGGAAAGCGAAATGGAGCTTGGATGACTTCCTATAAGTCACAACAAATTAAAAACGATGTAAATGATCGTCCGCAAGTTTCGATTGTTTGTAATTTTACCAAACCAACAGCAACTAAACCTTCATTACTAACTTTTAATGAAGTAACCACACTTTTCCATGAATTTGGTCATGCGTTACATGGAATGCTAGCTAATACAACTTATAAAAGCTTATCAGGGACATCCGTTTCTTGGGATTTTGTTGAATTACCAAGTCAGGTTTTAGAAAACTGGTGTTACGAAAAAGAAGCTTTAGAGTTATTTGCTAAGCATTATGAAACTGGCGAAACTATTCCAATGGAGTTTATTCAGAAAATTAAAGAATCTGCTACTTTCCATGAAGGAATGCAAACCTTACGTCAATTAAGCTTCGGATTATTAGACATGAGTTGGCATTCTGGAAATCCAAAAAATATTACTTCTGTTAAAGATTTCGAAAAGGAAGCTTTTAGCAACACGAAATTATATCCAGATGTTGCTGAAAATTGTATGAGCACAGCATTTTCTCACATTTTCCAAGGCGGATATTCAGCTGGTTATTATTCATATAAATGGGCGGAAGTTTTAGATGCTGATGCTTTTGAATATTTCCAAGAAGAAGGAATATTTAATAAAAAGATTGCCTCTAAATTTAAAGACCATGTGCTGTCTAAAGGAGGAACTGAAAAGCCAATGGAATTGTATAAACGATTCCGTGGACAAGAACCAAAACCAGAAGCTTTATTAAAAAGAGCAGGACTTTTAACTGCCTAA
- a CDS encoding Crp/Fnr family transcriptional regulator, with translation MYDKVSKFFETEYPLNQHGIDELLSLFKKKYLKKGEILLKAKTTEKELRFLNSGIVREFYATPEKETNINFYTKPQFISDLFSFNNNSSTNKNQEALSDIELLTIEKEPFTKLLEKYECGKSFIDLSFQRLLKQKELFEYNRITKSADELYQELFIYKTHWLEKIPQYHIASYLNITPETLSRIRKRIS, from the coding sequence ATGTATGATAAAGTTTCTAAATTCTTTGAAACTGAATATCCTTTAAATCAACATGGAATTGATGAACTTCTATCGCTTTTCAAAAAGAAATACTTAAAAAAGGGAGAGATTCTTTTAAAAGCTAAAACAACGGAGAAAGAATTACGTTTTCTTAATTCAGGAATTGTCAGAGAATTTTATGCAACTCCTGAAAAAGAAACAAACATAAATTTCTATACAAAACCACAATTTATTTCTGATCTATTTTCTTTCAACAACAATAGTTCTACAAATAAAAACCAAGAAGCTTTAAGTGACATTGAATTATTAACAATCGAGAAAGAACCATTCACTAAACTTTTAGAAAAGTATGAATGTGGTAAAAGTTTTATCGATTTATCTTTTCAGAGATTGCTAAAACAGAAAGAATTATTTGAGTATAACAGAATTACAAAATCTGCTGATGAATTATATCAAGAATTATTCATTTATAAAACTCATTGGTTAGAAAAAATACCACAATACCATATTGCTTCTTATTTAAATATTACTCCAGAAACCTTAAGCAGAATCAGAAAACGCATTTCTTGA
- a CDS encoding flavin reductase family protein has translation MLTIDPKEVSTGKLHQYLLGAIAPRPIAFASTIDKEGNPNLSPFSFFNVFGANPPIMIFSPARSVRNNTTKHTLDNAEVIKEVVINVVNYDIVQQMSLSSTMYPKGVNEFEKSGLTMLPSEIVKPFRVAESPVQFECKVIDIIYTGKEGGAGNLIMCEVVKVHVKEEVLGEDGLIDQHKIDLVARAGGSYYSRARDGFFEIPKPLSSLGMGVDQIPSEIKNSSVLTGNNLGVLGNVEELPNEADVNNFAKEHPEFVGVTEEKKHTFAQEYLLKNDVESAWKVLLIK, from the coding sequence ATGTTAACAATCGATCCTAAAGAAGTATCAACAGGGAAGTTACATCAATATTTATTAGGTGCAATTGCACCAAGACCTATAGCTTTTGCAAGTACCATTGACAAGGAAGGTAATCCGAATTTATCGCCTTTTAGTTTTTTTAATGTATTCGGAGCAAATCCTCCAATTATGATTTTTTCACCAGCTAGAAGTGTTAGAAATAATACAACCAAACATACTTTAGATAATGCTGAAGTTATAAAAGAGGTGGTTATTAATGTTGTGAATTATGATATTGTTCAGCAAATGTCATTAAGTAGCACTATGTATCCGAAAGGAGTAAATGAGTTTGAAAAATCTGGGTTAACAATGTTACCTTCGGAAATAGTAAAACCGTTTAGAGTAGCAGAGTCTCCTGTTCAATTTGAATGTAAAGTTATTGATATTATTTATACAGGAAAAGAAGGAGGAGCAGGAAATTTAATTATGTGTGAAGTAGTTAAAGTTCATGTGAAAGAAGAGGTTTTAGGAGAAGATGGTTTAATTGATCAACATAAAATTGATTTAGTTGCCAGAGCAGGAGGAAGTTATTATTCTAGAGCAAGAGATGGTTTCTTTGAAATACCAAAACCATTATCAAGTTTAGGAATGGGAGTAGACCAAATTCCAAGTGAAATTAAAAATAGCTCAGTACTAACTGGGAATAATTTGGGTGTTTTAGGAAATGTAGAAGAGTTACCAAATGAAGCCGATGTTAATAACTTTGCTAAAGAACATCCAGAGTTCGTTGGTGTTACAGAAGAAAAAAAACATACATTTGCACAAGAATATTTATTAAAAAATGACGTTGAAAGTGCATGGAAAGTACTTTTAATTAAATAA
- a CDS encoding HIT family protein — MASIFTKIVNGEIPSYKVAENDDFFAFLDINPNAAGHTLVIPKKEENKIFDLSKEEYAGLMDFSYRVAKALEKTVACERIGMSVIGLEVPHVHVHLIPISTMADMQFMKKQQLSNEEFIDLASRIAANFI; from the coding sequence ATGGCAAGTATTTTTACTAAGATTGTTAATGGAGAGATTCCTTCATATAAAGTAGCAGAGAATGATGACTTTTTTGCGTTTTTAGATATAAATCCGAATGCAGCAGGACATACCTTGGTAATACCTAAAAAAGAAGAAAATAAAATCTTTGATTTATCTAAGGAAGAATATGCGGGATTAATGGATTTTAGTTATCGTGTTGCTAAAGCTCTAGAAAAAACCGTTGCTTGCGAGAGAATTGGAATGAGCGTTATTGGCTTAGAAGTGCCTCATGTTCATGTTCATTTAATTCCAATTAGTACCATGGCCGATATGCAGTTTATGAAAAAACAGCAATTATCAAATGAAGAATTTATTGATTTAGCTTCGAGAATTGCTGCAAATTTTATTTAA
- the greA gene encoding transcription elongation factor GreA, giving the protein MSQVSYYTEEGLKKLKDELAHLEQVERPRVSQEIADARDKGDLSENAEYHAAKEEQSLLETKIAKLKNVVANARIIDESQLDNSKILIHSIVKLKNATNGMEFTYTLVADSESDVRNGKLSVNSPIGKGLLGKTVGDVAEIQVPNGLMKFEILEISR; this is encoded by the coding sequence ATGAGTCAAGTATCATATTATACAGAAGAAGGATTAAAAAAGCTTAAGGATGAGTTAGCTCATTTGGAGCAGGTTGAAAGACCTAGAGTTTCTCAGGAAATTGCTGATGCGAGAGATAAAGGAGATTTAAGTGAGAATGCAGAATATCACGCAGCCAAAGAAGAGCAATCTTTGTTAGAAACAAAAATAGCAAAGCTCAAAAATGTTGTAGCAAATGCTAGAATTATTGACGAAAGTCAGTTAGATAATTCAAAAATATTAATTCACTCGATAGTGAAGTTGAAAAATGCAACAAATGGAATGGAATTTACCTATACACTAGTTGCTGATAGTGAGAGTGATGTGAGAAATGGTAAACTATCAGTAAACTCACCAATAGGTAAAGGATTATTGGGGAAAACAGTAGGAGATGTCGCTGAAATTCAAGTGCCGAATGGTTTAATGAAATTCGAAATCCTAGAAATTTCAAGATAA
- a CDS encoding 5-(carboxyamino)imidazole ribonucleotide synthase, whose protein sequence is MKHYFSSNFRLGVLGGGQLGRMLLTETQKLDIYTVILDKAEDAPCAQICNEFHQGDLLDYDTVYNFGKQVDLLTIEIENVNIDALDQLEKEGLPIYPKPSNLRIIQNKAQQKKFYTQHDIPTADFAHYAYLEELKHSCENRILEFPFVWKSARFGYDGNGVKVIKSYTDFEGLPEGECIAEKLVPFKNELAVIVARNRKGEIKTYPVVEMEFHPEANQVEYVICPARIDNSVATKAREVALKVADKFDFIGLLAVEMFQTENDEILVNEVAPRTHNSGHYSIEASYTNQFEQHVRSILNLPLGNTESKVAGIMVNLVGAEGYTGEVFYKNMENILEIDGVTPHIYGKTHTKPFRKMGHVTIVNEDINKARELAQKVKETVKVIAK, encoded by the coding sequence GTGAAACACTATTTCTCTTCAAACTTTAGATTAGGTGTTTTGGGAGGAGGACAACTTGGAAGAATGTTGCTTACTGAAACACAGAAACTAGATATTTATACCGTTATTTTAGACAAAGCTGAGGATGCGCCGTGTGCGCAAATCTGTAATGAATTTCATCAAGGTGATTTATTAGATTATGACACCGTTTATAATTTCGGAAAACAAGTAGACTTGCTAACAATTGAAATTGAAAATGTAAATATAGATGCATTAGATCAATTAGAAAAAGAAGGGTTACCTATTTATCCAAAACCAAGTAATCTAAGAATTATTCAGAATAAAGCGCAGCAGAAAAAGTTTTATACTCAACATGATATTCCAACAGCAGACTTTGCGCATTATGCTTATTTAGAAGAGTTAAAACATTCTTGTGAAAATAGAATTCTAGAATTCCCTTTTGTATGGAAATCTGCAAGATTTGGTTATGATGGCAATGGAGTTAAAGTTATCAAAAGCTACACAGACTTTGAAGGATTACCTGAAGGAGAATGTATTGCTGAAAAACTAGTTCCTTTTAAAAATGAGTTAGCGGTTATCGTTGCTAGAAATCGAAAGGGAGAAATAAAAACATATCCTGTTGTAGAGATGGAATTTCATCCTGAAGCAAATCAAGTAGAATATGTTATTTGTCCAGCAAGAATTGATAATTCTGTAGCAACAAAGGCGAGGGAAGTCGCTTTAAAAGTTGCAGACAAATTTGATTTTATTGGATTATTAGCCGTTGAAATGTTTCAAACTGAAAACGATGAAATTCTAGTGAATGAAGTTGCTCCAAGAACTCATAATTCTGGTCATTACAGCATCGAAGCGAGTTACACTAACCAATTCGAACAACACGTTCGTAGTATTTTGAACCTTCCTTTGGGAAATACCGAGAGTAAAGTTGCCGGAATTATGGTGAATTTAGTTGGTGCGGAAGGTTATACTGGAGAAGTTTTTTATAAGAATATGGAAAACATCTTAGAAATAGATGGAGTTACTCCGCATATTTATGGAAAAACTCACACGAAACCTTTTAGAAAGATGGGACATGTCACCATCGTAAATGAAGATATTAACAAGGCTAGAGAATTAGCACAAAAAGTAAAAGAAACCGTAAAGGTTATCGCAAAGTAA
- a CDS encoding DUF1456 family protein, which translates to MALTNNDILKKLRVAHKLRDTDIIEICALVDFRISKAELGAFFRKEGHPKYMECGDQILRNFLNGLIIHLRGPMPPK; encoded by the coding sequence ATGGCATTAACAAATAACGATATTTTAAAGAAACTACGTGTTGCTCATAAATTAAGAGACACTGATATTATTGAAATATGTGCTCTTGTAGATTTTCGAATTTCAAAGGCAGAACTAGGAGCTTTTTTCAGAAAAGAAGGTCATCCGAAATACATGGAATGCGGCGATCAAATACTTCGTAACTTCCTTAACGGATTAATAATACATTTAAGAGGTCCTATGCCTCCAAAATAA
- a CDS encoding short-chain fatty acid transporter, which produces MKITKIVENLFKKYIPSPFTIAIILTLFTMLLAIGCTKPSEKNLIEYSMDILGFWEQGIWNNNLLVFAYQMMLILVLGHVLVLSRPMSKLILRLTKYCTNTANSAMIVSITTMVVAFFNWGLGLIFGALLARKVAEDAQSRGFKLNYPIIGAAGYVGLMVWHGGISGSAPIKINEKGHIKSIMNDVSSEETVAKIPEIINYGQTVFSWWNILIFIAVLITVSTTFYFMGKRSEATPINLTTYDMDSEEIEVTDKSERLDTSSILGYIIGSIILIAFFIQYFNDLTALKITPNLINFFMFGLAIILHKNVKNFTNAVGQSISDVSGILIQFPLYFGIMGIMKSTGMVALISGFFVSISSATTLPIFTFFSAGLVNIFVPSGGGQWVVQGPVVVESALQLGVPLPKAIMALAYGDQITNMLQPFWALPLLGITKLKAKEILPYTLIAMVVGSAVYLLGLLIF; this is translated from the coding sequence ATGAAGATTACAAAAATTGTAGAAAATCTTTTTAAAAAATACATTCCATCACCTTTTACTATAGCCATAATTTTGACATTGTTTACAATGTTACTTGCCATTGGATGTACAAAGCCTTCAGAAAAGAATCTAATAGAATATTCCATGGATATTTTAGGTTTTTGGGAGCAAGGTATTTGGAATAATAATTTATTGGTTTTTGCATATCAAATGATGCTTATTTTGGTGTTAGGACATGTACTAGTTTTGAGTAGACCAATGAGTAAATTGATATTGAGATTAACAAAGTATTGTACTAATACAGCAAATAGTGCAATGATTGTTAGTATTACAACAATGGTAGTTGCATTTTTTAATTGGGGATTAGGTTTAATTTTTGGAGCATTATTGGCAAGAAAGGTTGCTGAAGACGCTCAAAGTAGAGGTTTTAAATTAAATTATCCAATTATTGGTGCTGCGGGTTATGTTGGGTTAATGGTTTGGCATGGTGGTATTTCAGGGTCTGCACCGATTAAAATCAATGAAAAAGGACATATAAAATCAATTATGAATGATGTGTCATCGGAAGAGACTGTAGCGAAAATTCCGGAAATAATTAATTACGGACAAACAGTTTTTAGTTGGTGGAATATTTTAATTTTTATCGCAGTATTAATCACGGTTTCTACTACCTTTTATTTCATGGGAAAAAGATCGGAAGCTACTCCTATTAACTTAACAACCTACGATATGGATTCTGAAGAGATTGAGGTAACTGATAAATCAGAAAGATTGGATACGTCGTCTATTCTAGGTTATATCATTGGATCTATAATTTTAATTGCTTTTTTTATTCAATATTTTAATGATTTAACGGCATTAAAGATTACACCAAATTTGATAAACTTTTTCATGTTTGGGTTGGCAATTATTTTACACAAGAATGTGAAGAATTTTACTAATGCAGTAGGCCAATCAATTTCTGATGTTTCAGGGATTTTAATTCAGTTCCCCTTGTACTTTGGCATTATGGGTATTATGAAATCAACAGGAATGGTTGCTTTAATATCAGGTTTTTTCGTATCTATTTCCTCGGCTACAACATTACCAATTTTTACTTTTTTTAGTGCTGGTTTGGTCAATATATTTGTTCCAAGCGGAGGAGGGCAATGGGTTGTTCAAGGACCAGTAGTTGTTGAGTCGGCTTTACAATTAGGAGTTCCTTTGCCAAAAGCCATTATGGCATTGGCTTACGGAGATCAAATAACAAATATGTTACAACCATTTTGGGCATTACCGTTATTAGGAATTACAAAACTTAAAGCGAAAGAAATTCTACCGTATACTTTAATAGCAATGGTAGTAGGAAGTGCAGTATATTTATTAGGCTTACTTATTTTTTAA
- a CDS encoding YqaA family protein, protein MTKKSKKKNKEAHVKRLHNYYQRTGFYMFIWESLKKAFLPLVIVIVALILFNKYVYNINDGLQKMTETFSKTSLFVTFFTSETILGLIPPEIFIAWTKKTSEPFLNLSILATLSYLGGILAYYLGQASLRIATVKEYLEVKMAKHLKNTKKWGSFLILVGALLPLPFAISCLTAGMIKYPARNVFIFGLFRFLRFAIYAWAIFSVVD, encoded by the coding sequence ATGACAAAAAAAAGTAAAAAGAAAAATAAAGAGGCGCACGTAAAGCGTCTTCACAACTATTACCAACGTACAGGTTTTTATATGTTTATATGGGAAAGTTTAAAAAAAGCTTTTCTGCCTCTAGTTATTGTCATAGTAGCCTTAATATTATTCAATAAATACGTTTATAATATTAATGACGGACTACAAAAGATGACTGAGACTTTCTCTAAAACTAGTCTTTTTGTTACATTTTTCACTTCTGAAACTATTTTAGGTCTAATTCCACCAGAAATTTTTATTGCCTGGACTAAGAAAACCTCTGAACCATTTTTAAACCTTTCGATATTAGCTACCTTATCTTATCTTGGAGGGATTTTAGCTTATTATTTAGGACAAGCATCTTTAAGAATAGCCACTGTTAAAGAATATTTAGAGGTGAAAATGGCAAAGCACTTAAAAAACACGAAAAAATGGGGGAGTTTTTTAATTTTAGTAGGAGCTTTATTACCATTACCTTTTGCTATCAGTTGTTTAACAGCAGGAATGATAAAATACCCCGCCAGAAATGTATTTATTTTTGGTTTATTTCGATTTCTACGTTTTGCAATTTACGCTTGGGCAATTTTCTCAGTAGTAGACTAA
- a CDS encoding DUF3127 domain-containing protein: MEVIGKIKIINETQTFGSNGFRKRELVLTTDEQYPQMLMIEFVQDKCDLLNSFQVGQDVKISINLRGREWINPEGKAMYFNSIQGWRIENLQQASAPSNMPPVDQFQPAPDLTDNEPDDLPF; encoded by the coding sequence ATGGAAGTTATAGGGAAGATTAAAATTATTAACGAAACACAAACTTTTGGAAGTAACGGTTTTAGAAAGAGAGAGTTAGTGTTAACTACTGATGAGCAGTATCCTCAAATGTTGATGATTGAATTCGTTCAAGATAAGTGTGACTTATTAAACAGTTTCCAAGTAGGGCAAGACGTTAAAATTTCAATCAACTTAAGAGGTAGAGAATGGATTAATCCTGAAGGAAAAGCAATGTATTTTAATTCTATCCAAGGATGGAGAATTGAGAATTTACAACAAGCTTCTGCACCTTCAAATATGCCGCCAGTTGATCAATTTCAACCAGCTCCGGATTTAACAGATAACGAACCAGATGATTTACCATTCTAA